One genomic segment of Agromyces intestinalis includes these proteins:
- a CDS encoding LmeA family phospholipid-binding protein, which translates to MAATHETNADAADTAVIPDASGEPRPKRLSRGAKGWIIAGVVVVVVAALLVVADLVTRSVAEAQVADTVERRLPASVQGDVEAQIGGVSVLWQLVTGTATEITLTSDDLTVAGTPVGAEVVARGVPIRGEGTIDSVDATFALDEDALNALVRAQHVPGGFSLGDGTVGYRGTLEVFGVEVSYQATARAEAAGDRVLLTPVGVELGAGGVSIDAGDLVSRLLGGDPVVVCVADRLPEGVKVTNVDVTPERVRVEVAAADLPMQREALSRTGVCG; encoded by the coding sequence GTGGCCGCGACGCACGAGACGAACGCCGACGCCGCAGACACGGCGGTCATCCCGGATGCCTCGGGCGAGCCGCGTCCGAAGCGCCTGAGCCGGGGTGCGAAGGGCTGGATCATCGCCGGCGTGGTGGTCGTCGTGGTCGCCGCGCTGCTCGTGGTGGCCGACCTGGTCACGCGGTCGGTGGCCGAGGCGCAGGTCGCCGACACCGTCGAGCGTCGGCTGCCCGCGAGCGTGCAGGGCGACGTCGAGGCGCAGATCGGCGGGGTCTCGGTGCTGTGGCAGCTCGTCACGGGTACCGCCACCGAGATCACGTTGACCTCCGACGACCTCACCGTCGCCGGCACGCCCGTCGGTGCCGAGGTCGTCGCCCGCGGCGTGCCGATCCGCGGCGAGGGCACGATCGACTCGGTCGACGCGACCTTCGCGCTCGACGAGGACGCGCTGAACGCGCTGGTGCGGGCGCAGCACGTGCCGGGTGGGTTCTCGCTCGGCGACGGAACGGTCGGCTACCGGGGCACGCTCGAGGTCTTCGGGGTCGAGGTGTCGTACCAGGCCACCGCCCGGGCCGAGGCCGCGGGCGACCGCGTGCTGCTCACGCCCGTCGGGGTCGAGCTCGGGGCGGGCGGCGTGTCGATCGACGCCGGCGACCTCGTGTCCCGACTGCTCGGCGGCGACCCGGTGGTGGTCTGCGTCGCCGACCGGTTGCCCGAGGGCGTCAAGGTCACGAACGTCGACGTGACGCCCGAACGCGTGCGCGTCGAGGTCGCCGCGGCCGACCTGCCGATGCAGCGCGAGGCGCTCTCGCGCACGGGCGTCTGCGGGTGA
- a CDS encoding arginine--tRNA ligase: MTPADLSRALFDLVTASAERRRASGASVSLELTVDQVALERPKLREHGDWASSIALRIAKQLGTNPRELATELAEGLADVDGVQSAEVAGPGFINIRLDAAAAGALAKSIVDAGDAYGRGETQAGRRINLEFVSANPTGPLHIGHTRWAALGDAIGRVLRAAGAEVAHEYYINDAGSQMDTFGESVLAAAKGEPTPENGYPGQYIADLAAMVLEREPHLLELDDDVALHTAREIAYELQLGEIQQSLARFNVHFDVWTSERRLHAKDDEGVSAIDAAVERLRAQGHVYDKDDAVWVQTTDFGDDKDRVIRRGNGVYTYFAADAAYYLDKGDRGFEHKIYLLGADHHGYVHRLKALAGAAGDDPERDIEVLIGQLVSVNGAKLSKRAGNIIELDDLQADLGTDALRYTLARYPADSPLAIDPELLKRRTNDNPVFYVQYAHARTAAVARNALAAGVDRSTFAPELLQHETESALLGALQEFPRIVAQAAELREPHRVARYIEELAGLYHRWYDNCRVLPLGDEPVGDLQRTRLWLNDATGQVIRNGLDLLGVSAPERM, from the coding sequence GTGACTCCAGCCGATCTCTCGCGTGCCCTGTTCGACCTCGTGACCGCCTCGGCGGAGCGGCGTCGTGCGTCCGGGGCATCCGTCTCGCTCGAGCTCACCGTCGACCAGGTCGCCCTCGAACGCCCGAAGCTGCGCGAGCACGGCGACTGGGCCTCCAGCATCGCGCTGCGCATCGCGAAGCAGCTCGGCACGAACCCGCGCGAACTCGCGACCGAGCTGGCCGAAGGGCTCGCCGATGTCGACGGCGTGCAGAGCGCCGAGGTCGCCGGGCCCGGCTTCATCAACATCCGCCTCGACGCGGCTGCGGCGGGTGCGCTCGCGAAGTCCATCGTCGACGCCGGCGACGCCTACGGTCGCGGCGAGACCCAGGCGGGGCGCCGCATCAACCTCGAGTTCGTCTCGGCCAACCCGACCGGCCCGCTGCACATCGGCCACACCCGCTGGGCGGCGCTCGGCGACGCGATCGGGCGGGTGCTGCGTGCGGCCGGCGCCGAGGTCGCCCACGAGTACTACATCAACGACGCAGGCTCGCAGATGGACACCTTCGGCGAATCGGTGCTCGCGGCCGCGAAGGGCGAGCCGACCCCCGAGAACGGCTACCCGGGTCAGTACATCGCCGACCTCGCCGCGATGGTGCTCGAGCGTGAGCCGCACCTGCTCGAGCTCGACGACGACGTGGCGCTGCATACCGCGCGCGAGATCGCGTACGAGCTGCAGCTCGGCGAGATCCAGCAGAGTCTGGCCCGGTTCAACGTGCACTTCGACGTGTGGACGAGCGAGCGCCGCCTGCACGCGAAGGACGACGAGGGCGTGTCGGCGATCGATGCGGCCGTCGAGCGGCTCCGCGCCCAGGGCCACGTGTACGACAAAGACGATGCGGTCTGGGTGCAGACCACCGACTTCGGCGACGACAAGGACCGGGTGATCCGCCGCGGCAACGGCGTCTACACCTACTTCGCCGCCGACGCCGCCTACTATCTCGACAAGGGCGACCGCGGCTTCGAGCACAAGATCTACCTGCTCGGCGCCGACCACCACGGCTACGTGCATCGGCTGAAGGCGCTCGCGGGCGCGGCCGGCGACGACCCCGAGCGCGACATCGAGGTGCTCATCGGGCAGCTCGTGAGCGTCAACGGCGCGAAGCTGTCCAAGCGCGCGGGCAACATCATCGAGCTCGACGACCTGCAGGCCGATCTCGGCACCGACGCGCTGCGGTACACGCTCGCGCGCTACCCGGCCGACTCGCCGCTGGCGATCGACCCCGAGCTGCTGAAGCGCCGCACGAACGACAACCCCGTCTTCTACGTGCAGTACGCGCACGCGCGCACCGCCGCGGTGGCCCGCAACGCGCTCGCCGCCGGCGTCGACCGTTCGACGTTCGCGCCCGAGCTGCTGCAGCACGAGACCGAGTCGGCCCTGCTCGGCGCGCTGCAGGAGTTCCCGCGCATCGTCGCCCAGGCCGCCGAGCTGCGCGAGCCGCACCGCGTCGCCCGGTACATCGAGGAGCTCGCGGGCCTCTACCACCGCTGGTACGACAACTGCCGCGTGCTGCCCCTCGGCGACGAGCCGGTGGGCGACCTGCAGCGCACGCGACTCTGGCTCAACGACGCCACCGGCCAGGTCATCCGCAATGGTCTCGACCTGCTGGGCGTCTCCGCTCCCGAACGGATGTGA
- a CDS encoding iron ABC transporter ATP-binding protein: MLRSLRRPLRPLLVAAAVAGAAALLAACAPGSPLPTGGTTPATEHPTESAPSTGEPTPGETFAPEEPSPPFAIACDALLTPEQVYAFNPNVGAAPEYEPASANVLAVVDAGGTACGWLNQTSGEVIEIAVATPADAALAAAASSAASRLQAVPTYGTPPAVEGYFGRAGQAGSAQVFSGRYWVVVESVALFEPGDAAGLVGSVLGNLPAS; this comes from the coding sequence ATGCTCCGCTCCCTCCGCCGCCCCCTTCGCCCGCTCCTGGTCGCCGCGGCCGTCGCCGGAGCAGCGGCGCTGCTCGCGGCCTGCGCGCCCGGATCGCCGTTGCCAACCGGCGGCACGACGCCGGCCACGGAGCATCCGACCGAGTCGGCCCCATCGACCGGCGAGCCGACGCCCGGCGAGACCTTCGCGCCCGAGGAGCCCTCGCCGCCGTTCGCGATCGCGTGCGACGCGCTGCTGACCCCCGAGCAGGTCTACGCGTTCAACCCGAACGTCGGCGCGGCGCCCGAGTACGAGCCCGCCTCGGCGAACGTCCTCGCGGTCGTCGACGCCGGCGGCACCGCGTGCGGCTGGCTCAACCAGACCAGCGGCGAGGTCATCGAGATCGCCGTGGCGACCCCGGCCGACGCCGCGCTCGCGGCGGCCGCGAGCAGCGCCGCGAGCCGCCTGCAGGCGGTGCCCACCTACGGCACACCGCCCGCGGTCGAGGGCTACTTCGGGCGGGCGGGTCAGGCCGGCTCGGCCCAGGTGTTCTCGGGCCGGTACTGGGTCGTCGTCGAGTCGGTCGCGCTGTTCGAACCCGGCGATGCGGCGGGCCTCGTCGGGTCGGTGCTGGGCAATCTGCCGGCCTCCTGA
- a CDS encoding sigma-70 family RNA polymerase sigma factor — MSGTWDAIATTLVAERGDALNRYAYLLTGSTDDAADLVQEALVRTFGRPRMALTLPRAEAYVRRAILNLVIDRSRRDGRWRDIRHLVAQPDLAVAPDREVDDRIDVAARVRALSPRQAACVVLRYYDDLPIGGVARTLGISSGAVKRYLSDALRSLSAEFDAAPEGGPTTGGTRVRS, encoded by the coding sequence GTGAGCGGCACCTGGGATGCGATCGCGACGACGCTCGTCGCCGAACGCGGCGATGCGCTGAACCGGTACGCCTACCTGCTCACCGGCAGCACGGACGACGCGGCCGACCTGGTGCAGGAGGCGCTCGTCCGCACATTCGGGCGGCCGCGGATGGCGCTCACGCTGCCGCGCGCCGAGGCCTACGTGCGACGGGCGATCCTGAACCTGGTGATCGACAGGTCTCGACGCGACGGCCGGTGGCGGGACATCCGTCACCTCGTCGCCCAACCCGATCTCGCCGTCGCGCCCGACCGGGAAGTCGACGACCGGATCGACGTCGCCGCGCGCGTGCGGGCCCTGTCGCCGCGACAGGCGGCCTGCGTCGTGCTGCGGTACTACGACGACCTGCCGATCGGCGGCGTCGCCCGCACGCTCGGCATCAGCTCGGGCGCCGTGAAGCGCTACCTCAGCGACGCCCTGCGCTCGCTCTCCGCCGAGTTCGACGCCGCCCCCGAAGGCGGCCCCACCACAGGAGGCACACGTGTCCGATCCTGA